The window CATCTCCCCTAGTTGGAGAGCTTTGGATATAGTTATGACCACTGAAtgagaagagagcaataagcaacaggcattttgctgctgctgaaaatgtGTCCTATCATCACCACTGCCCTTCCCTACAGGACATGAGACCAAATGTTAGCATAAAGCAGGAGTTAGGAGGACCTCTCCTGACCACAGTCCCTCTGTGGCACTTCTCATGGGAGACAAAAGCAGCCTCTACCTACACAGccctcttccaacccaagccagcTCAGTTAGCGCTGCTCAGATCAGAGAGGACTGCCATCGAGTCTTTTAACATGCAATTATACTCTGAAAGGTCACTCTGTGAAAACGGCCCCATGTTTATTGACTCTCTATCCCAGGCAATTTGCTCAGTTTACACATAATGAGTAAATGATGCTCTTGGCTGCTGCCCAGCCAGTGGGTCTGAGAGCCAAGCTGTGCCTCCTTTTTGCCAGGCCATTATCACCAAACTAAAGGATGATCAAGAAAAAACTCTGTATCTTTAGCCTGTAAGAGTCCTTTCCTGACATGTTTGCACTTGGGCACCGTATTGTAATCCTCCTTATCAACGTTCTCCCATTTCTTCTAAATTTCAACTGTGGATGAACTCCATCACTTCTTGTATTTAAGCTGGATTTGGGTGTCATTTTGCGCCGCTGTTGACATTCACCTGTAGTGTAGATCCTACCCCAGCCACAAGGGTTCAAGCCTATTTCATCTGTTGTGTCTGCTCAAGGCaatcaagagaagaaaatgactgCAGCTGTGATCTGTAGGGTTAACTTAGCTCCAGAATGAGCAGCTGACACACAGTGGGCTGAGGAAGTGACTGAGCCTAGTAAAGTGACGGGACTGTaatggctttgtgatgcttgtGGGGGTGGCATGTCTGTAGTTGGATCCCATACATCACAACAACACAGTGTGAGCATAATGGCTTCACAgttcttgagttggaagggatctttcTGGTCCTGGGTGGTGTagatgtgctttttgttttgttttgtttttgtagtaaACCTCAGTCTGGGGGATGCATCAGTTTTGGAAAAGAGCTAGGCTGTGCCTACACAGCACATGAATTACGAGAGTCACTGAGGAACTGAGAGCCCAGAGTCTACGCCATCTTATCTGGTAGCACTGGAGTTGAGTGGGAAGTGCAACCATTCCTGCATAAAGAAATGTTATGAGCTGTAGCAGACCCTTCACTTAGGCTGCAGCTTGAGTGGATTCAGAAGTGACAAGTGCATTTAGCTGAAAGAAATCCTCTGTCTCTGCAAGCAAAGACAAGTTAAGACTTGTATTCAAGGACTTCTTAGCATTTGGGTTTGTGTTGTTTCTCTCTGTGCACAATGCTGGCCCTTCCCATACAGATacttctgctgtgcttcctgGCTGCCCTCAGTTGCCCAGCCACCTGCATGGCTGCTGACCCCTCTCTGGTCCGTCCCTCCTAGAAAAGACAGatcaaatgcagaaatgtgtttttaacaCTGCTTTTCACTGTTTGAACCACCACCGGGCAACTTGTATTAGTTCTAAATAACACTATAGAGCTGGTGATCCTGCCCACAGCCCGGCCTAACGACATCAGTTGGTACAGATGTACAGCACTGGAGGCTCAGTCTCCACCGTATTTCAACACCAGAGGTATTGCACACAACTGCcatacaacagcaacaacaattTACAGGCTGTCAGGAACTCAGCCAGCCCTCCTCAGACCTGGGGCTGTCCCGGTCTTCTGCCAATCCGTCAGAGCAGCTGTTCAGAGgcctggctgggagctgctggatcAATCTCCTTGGCAGCTTTCACACTGGTCACACCTTACAGTggatatttatctttttttttttttttgcagctctggataaatatttctttgcaaataCTCCAGAAGTGGCTGAGCAGGGGCTATGATGTGCCAGAGTTCAGCCCTCTCTGGCTGCTGGAAATCCTCTCCCAGAGGCACGTCATAGAAAAACACTGCCCAGAGGCACCAGCACTATATTTCTGCTTCACCCAGGACTCCTCTAGctcatttatttgtattttttttttcagtgcagcatTTCTATGAATAATCAGGGTAGCCCTGAGACTGCCACTCTTCAGCATATCTTCTTCCACATctcaataaaacaaaagcacaggCATCACCCGAAGCTCATCTTGAGTAATGATTCCTTTCAGTATCAGCAGTTACTTTTAAAGATGTTATCAGTCCTGATAGGCCTCACTGTATTATTATTTCATGCTACTGTGTTATACTGCTATTTATTTACATTACTGTATTTCTCAGAGACCTTTCTGTGGATCAGGACCCCATTGTGGAAGATAGAGTGTCACCTACCATGTTCTGTAGGCTGCTGTCAATGTCAGAAGCCAGAGGGAAACCCATATCCCAAAACAGGAGTGCTCTCATAGAAATCTGAAACAGCATAATGTTTCTGTTCAAGATTCTATTTACTTCTCAAAGCTAAGAGAGGGACTGTCATTGatttcagctgctgttggaCTAAACATCACTAGTACTTGTGACATCCAGCTCTGTGGTCCATTCATTTGCCAAGATTTATTAGAAGAGAGCCAAACAGATCCCTGAGGGTATATCTAGTGTTCCTGATGTGAAAAGCAGAGGCAAAGACCTAAGGCTTTCCTGCATTCCTCCATTTTCAAACACACTGGTGAGACTAGCAGAGCCTCCCTGGAGCTGTGGTATCTCATGCTTTAAAACCATCTTAGCCTACAAGTCAATACTAGCAGGTTTGTAGGGAACAGCTTTAAAATTATCCAAAGCTTCAAGTCAGCTGCCTGACAGACGTTATCTCCAATAAATGAAGTAGGGATCAGGACATGAAGGAAATGTCTGTACAAGTCGTGCTTGCAGCTCTGTATCAAGCCAAATGAGGGTTTGGCTTCACCCTGAACAAGTAGGAGATGCAGCGCTCTCCCTGCAGTCCAGGCAGTCTGGTTGAAAAAGAAGGCTCCTTTCCAGAGTTATTTCATCCATGACAGTGTTACCTTTGCTTTTTGGAGCAGTCTTCCTTAATTGAGAAAGCAAGAATACCTGTGTTTCTCTTGAACTCAAGCCAATGGGACTTGACTGGCACTGAAATTACTCTTGCTAAGCAGACACCCAGTCCGTGGCAATAAAGAAAGTGCTTTTAAGACTGCCccacatttcagtttttgtttgaataagtttatttctttgtctaagggccttgattttttttggcCTGTGCTGCATGGATGTTAAAGTAGTTCTTCATTGTTGCCATGAAAGTTCAAAGCCATTTATCTTCAGTACGGTTACTTGATGCAATTTCTAACTGCATGCACCCTTCAGTCCTGGAGCTTTCTACAAGATTAAGTGATGTATTCAGATAGGCAATGTCTCAGGAGGATTTTCAGTATTTGGAAGATAGAAAGCTCATTCTATTTGAAGGACAGCAGCCTTTGTAATTGGTGTTTCCCATTTACCTCCCATGGAAAGAATGACTTTGTGAGCACAGTACCCATCAAGGATATGAGGTATTGGTGCAATTTACTGTTATGCCAAAGATTTTTTAGGGCAGTTTGACTACCTTGGGGGTAGAGGTGAAAGGCTTTTTGCCCTTTGCTCAGCTGGTGTGAGCACGCAGGactaattaattttaaaaacaaatgaaaaagaaccaTTTTCTTGTGTCTGACTGTTTACAAGTTGCAGCTCCACTGTGGGAAAAGGCATTGTGATCCAACTGGAGCAGAAGTGCATCTCTGTGTCTGTTCTGACTCTCCCATCAAAGCGTTTTTCAGGTGTGTTATGGGCTGGAAACTCAGATAAATCACCCATACTACAGTACTGTCGATCAGCCTTCATTCCTCTGACACCCAAAAGAGAGAGTCATGTAGCAGTACCCAGCAATTTATTGTAACCCATTCGTTTTATTAtaaccttttcatttttcagaatatACCACCTCTCCTTTCTTTAATAGCTTACTGGCCTGTATTCATAAAAAGATAGTTTGAGATGTAGGATACGAAATCACAGTCCAGTGGGAAGGGGACTACTGCCCTACTTCTCAGCACACCCTCCGGCTGGCACTGTTACCTCGCACACAGCAAGATCCTTTGTCATCTTCAAGATGATGAGAACCGGAATGCTTCAGCTGATTTATAAGGAGTCATGGATATATGATGTGAGCTTAATTCATAATGGGATTGAGCTAAAAGCACTAATCCTATTTTACTGTAGGCCTGACATTAACATTCACACTGTGTCTGATGGATAGTGCAGGAGAACTAAAGTAGGATTTCTATAGGGTCTGGTGGCAATCCAGCTGGCTCAGCCTGATGAAATTGTTGCAGTTTACTAATTTGGGCACAAGATATGTAAGAACTTCAAAAATACTCAATTttgtctatttaaaaataaaatataaaataaaataaagaaggaattttGCTGTCAGGTAGGTAAGAAATCACAACTTTGCAACACCTCTGTAGCAATATTTTAAGACCTCGTTTTCTTCTGTACCAAAATAAGGTTACTTCCTTACTTGACAGAGATGTAGGGCTGTGTTATCCACGTTTTTAAAGGTGTTTGGAGTGACTGGGTGTAATGCAttaaaaagatacaaaatacTGGAGTACAAAATTAATTCTAGAATCcaaaaaaattcagaaactCATTTTGGGAACCAAGTTACAGCTGCCTTGTATCCACGATCAGATAGCTGTAAAAAGCTCTGTATTATGAGCACTGAAATAGTGCATGCAAACCAAATTCATTGATGATCCTACTCACCAGCATTCAGAATTTATGTGTAGAATAGTTGCTTCACCTTTGCTTTATAGCAGTAAAGAGTTGTTCATAGGCTTTTATTATGAGGGAATTAGAATGTCTTCCATACTAGAAAGTCCTTAAATAAACCCTTAAACTTTTGTGTTTTATGTGGAAATGCTTATCAAGCGTGGTTTTTGGTGcccgtagaatcatagaatcattaaagttgtaaaagaccttgaagatcatccagtccaaccgtcagcccatccccaccatgcctactaattatgtccctcagtgccacatccaaatggttcttgaacacctccagggatggggactccaccatctccctgggcagcctgttacaaTACCTCATCGGTCGGTTCTGAGAATAAAcatttcctaatacccaacctgaacctcctctggcacgacttaaagccattacctcaTAGAGAGCCGTAAGAAAGATTTGAGAATGGGCACCCATaaggcagggcagcaggagtCTAGGAGCACCACAGGCCCTGCAGGCCGAAGGGAAAAGCCAAGGCTGAGAGTCTGAGAGAAGGCTTGGAAGGATTTCCACCAGAAAACAGCGAGGGCGTGGAAAGCAATGAGAAAGCTTAACTGTGTTTGGTTGTGAGAAGGCTCTGGTAGAAGGACGTGTGGGATGTGAGAAGATCTGTGATGTGGAAGTCAGATATCCACagtgcctccagcactgcaggaatcAGAAATCAAGAAATTGCAAGAGATGGAGATGCCCATCCCAGagaactgctgctgtcacatTCCTCCTGACAGAAAGGTAATGGTGCTCTGGCTGAGATCATGCCCAGAAAATACCAACAGCGCGCTTTTAATTTCAGTAGATATTTCAAGAGCCAAAGATGCCAGCTGGAGGGAAGTAATCTGAAACATGCGAATACCTGAGGAATAtccctcctgcagagctggttGTGATCAGGCAACAAAAGCAGTGCTATGTTAGATCTCTACCACAGTGTACAAAGAGTTCAGGAAGTTTAGGCTAGAGGaactggttttttgttttttttgaagctttattgctttttcttttagttcaGCAGCAGAATATTTGCCGGAGGAGCTGGAGAAGTTTCAGTTCACAAAAGTGCcaatgatttatttattgccaTCATTTAGGGAAAGGGCAGCAGTTGCTGGTTCTGAATATTTAACATTGCAGGGAAACAGCAAGCCACTCTGAAGCCTGTGCATTTCGGTAAAGTGCTGCAAACCAGAATGGCCCTGGAAAATGTGGAGACAGGAGAGCTGTGTAAGTATATCCCTACATATACCTAGTATATGAGCCATATATACCATATACCAGACCGAGCCTTCTTGAGACCTCAGCCTCCACTCCTCTGTGGTCATGAGCAGCCTGCTGAAGAGGTCTTGGCTCccctctgagcagcagcctgctATGCAAGCCCAAGTGAGGACACGAGGTGACTCAGAAGATGCATTACCAGCATTCATTGGAAATCTACagtttgttttacttcatgCACTATTTTCAGAGATtctcaggagagcagcaggtgGGGGAAATTAGCACCAGGGCTTTTCCCTACCCAAAGCTAGCTATCTAAGATGCCTTATGAAATGCAGAAAGCTTGTCCTTAGCTCACTTGTCTCATTCCTTAGTTTTCCAAGGGACTCAGGCAATCAGCCTCAGTCTCTGCTGCTACTAGCTGACACAACCCAccagctgcttctcagaaaagcattcagcagcagccaggctgagtACTAAGAGATGGCCAGTACCTGCCTCTGGTGCTCCCCAAGGAGACATCCAAGGCAGACTCTCCTGTGACCACTGCTGTCTGTGAAGTACGTTCAATAGAAGAAAGGGACCACCCCCACAACCAAGtgtgtagaagaaaaaaaaattaaggttcttttcaaagaaatgcaTGACAAATCTCACGGCCAATTTACAAGAAGATGTTCCCAGCTACACAGGAACAGTTTGTCccgagaagctgtggatgtcccactcctagaggtgttcaaggccaggctggatggtgctctgggcagcctgatcgGGTGAGCGGTacctctgcccacagcagggagttggaactgggtgggatttaagggcccttccaacctaagccaatctatgattctttgattcccGCTGTGTTGTTTCGAGTCAATACCTATCAGCACAAGCTGTGGGACTAAGGGGTAAAGAATTCAATGAGAAGATCGGTACACAATGTAGGGCCTTCATATTACTTAATTTTCTGAAAGTCCCTTTTTGAATACGTGAGGAAATAGTAGCTAAAAAGTGAATACTCTGTTGATTATAGACATTTCTATCCTGGAGGCAGATCACCTGGCAAGTCTTTTATTCCTCATCATGATAAATGGGTGAGATTTAACCGTGCTCACAGTGACCTCTCACTAAATGTTGTGATTGATTTAATGCAAGATGAGGCTTCCCAGGCCCTAGCTCAGCAGAGGAAGTGACTTTTCTACAGTGTTCAAAGTCTGTTTGGTGAGCTTTATCTCCCCAGAAGCTAAAGGGAGCTGTGACACCACAAACTTTCTGGGGTTTGGTTGCACCCACAGTATAAAAGCTAAATCTCTGTTGCTGATGAGGAAAATAACATGGGGAGATAAGTAAACATTTCAAAAGTAAGGTGGGAGGGGAGGCACAGGCTTCCTCTGGTAGTCTGAGACCTTCTGCAAACCAGCCCACTTGCAGtcagctcagtgcagcccatCAGGTTATCTGAAACTGCTCTTGAATCAGTGATCAAGGAATTTGCTGCAAATTGAATGTTCTTGTACCTTAGTGGAATACTTTACATTTACCAGACATGCAGGCCTTCTTAATACCTGGCAATTAGGCAAGCAATGGGGGAAGTGTGTTTTCATGGCATTCTCAAACAAAAGGATTTTGTGAGTCATCCCTGGTTCACTTTCCAGGAGAGCAGCATCAAGCCAAAAGGTGCCAGTGTTGCTGAAAGGCGACAAAAAATTGATCAGCCTCTTAAAAATTTCTCATAAAATTGTATTAACAAAACAGTAAATACATAACACAGAGACCGTAACCACGGGATGTTTACATAATGCCCACTGTGGACCAGTACTAAATACCATAAAAGACCTGAGACCCCCCCAAAAAGTCTGCAAGTTCTGGCTCTCACGAAGCAGCTAGAGCACCAttattcctcctcctccttctcttcctcttcgCCCTCAGATTTCAGCTTCGCTGTTGTGAACATTGCTGGTGGTTATTGCAATTCCTATTGCTAGGCTCCCGTTATCGGCAAAGAGCTGAGCCAGGGAAGTGTTCAGCACAAGGCAATCCCCATCTGAAATGATAGAGTCAATGCACTCCAGCACCGACCTGGGAGTAGCCTCCCACTTGAGGCGCCTCTGGTTCCTGTTGAGCTCGAGCCGATAGGTGAAGTTGTCGGCCTGGGTTTGTGTGCCGATCAGCATCATGGTGGCGAAGAACTGGGGGTGGCCTTTGTACTTCTCCTGCTTCCTGAGAACCAGCAAAAACTGGTGGCCAAGGCAAGAGTGCATGATGATCCAGTCTGTGGGTGCGGGCAGGTGCATGTCCGTGGCCAGGAAGACAATCTCTGCCCCCTGAAGGATGTTGATGCGGTGAGTTTGCCTCAGGTgggacaccaccacctccaggTGCCCTTCCCATGGGCAGGAGAAGAGCGGACACGTGCAGGGAACCAGCTGGGGGTCGTGCACTGCTTCATGGTGATGGCAGGGAGGAAGGCTGCCTTGCTCCGTGGATGTCTGTGCGACCACACAACGGGTTGGTGCATACTATGAGAAGagagaaatcatagaatcatcgagactggaaaagacctccaaggtcatcttGTCtgaccatcaacccatcaccaccatgcccactgacacatgtccctcagtgccacatctacatgctTTTTGAGCACcgccagggacagtgactccaccacctccctgggtagcctgtgccactgcctcaaaACTCTTTCGGAGAAGTTTTACCTGATGTCCAACTTGAACCTCTCCTGgtacaacttaaggccattaaCTATCATCCTATTGGTAGTCACCTGGGAAAAGAGACTGACTTCAACCTCATTACAACCTCATTTTGAGAAGCTGTAGAGAGAGATAAATTGCAAACAATAGTAGGTGGACAAGGAACCAGTGCAGCTATGTGGGGTGCAGACCCCACAAAAGCCAGTCACCTGATATCCCAACTAAAACAGCATCAGAAGGAACCCCAAGAACTCAACACTCCTGAAACGAGATTGAGATCAGATACAAGCCTGGATTTGCACAGCAAAATATGCAGGCAGATGCCTTGTTCACCGGGAGAAGAGAGAAACCATTTGGGCTATGATAAGTCACCTTAAATGAAAGTGATGTATGTGCTTAAAGAGCAATTTCATTAGTTCAGGGGGGAAAatctgattaaaaagaaaaaaaaaagcccaacaaaaCAAGGACAGCATGGGGCATTTTATATGGTTAcagctcttgcagctcagaacaaggaaatgaaatatgTATGGCTTTATTATGCTTTAATGAAACACACTGGCAAATACAGGCATTTCTCCTGAAATGATATGCTTTATAACACCCATAATTCGTGAAATAAAAGTCAGTTTTTATTGTATACagttccttcatttttttttctg of the Gallus gallus isolate bGalGal1 chromosome 1, bGalGal1.mat.broiler.GRCg7b, whole genome shotgun sequence genome contains:
- the SIAH3 gene encoding seven in absentia homolog 3, whose protein sequence is MLFFTQCFGAVLDLIHLRFQHYKAKRVFSAAGQLVCVVNPTHSLKYAPTRCVVAQTSTEQGSLPPCHHHEAVHDPQLVPCTCPLFSCPWEGHLEVVVSHLRQTHRINILQGAEIVFLATDMHLPAPTDWIIMHSCLGHQFLLVLRKQEKYKGHPQFFATMMLIGTQTQADNFTYRLELNRNQRRLKWEATPRSVLECIDSIISDGDCLVLNTSLAQLFADNGSLAIGIAITTSNVHNSEAEI